TCGTCTTTGCTGGCGCGGTTCTCGGCGATTTGGAACACGCGAGATTCCGCCAGATCGAGCAGATCTTCGCTGCTGCGCCCCTGCGGATCGTAGCCCGCGTCGGCGATCTCGTTAGCCACCGAGATCATTTCGCGCACCACCGCGCGCTCGCGCACGATATCGGCATAGGCGCCGATGTTGGCGGCGCTCGGGGTGTTTTTCGACAGCTCGGCCAGGTAGGCGAAGCCGCCGACCGAGTCCAGCTCACCTTTCTGCTCAAGCGATTCGGACAGGGTGATGAGATCGATAGGCTTGCTCATCTCCAGCAAACGCTGCATCTCGGTAAAGATCAGGCGGTGCGGGCGGCTGAAGAAGTCGTTGGCGACCACGCGCTCCGCCACGTTGTCCCAGCGCTCGTTATCCAGCATCAAACCGCCCAACACCGACTGCTCGGCCTCCAGCGAGTGCGGCGGCATCTTCAGCCCTTCCATCTGACGATCTCTGGAACGCTCTCTGGTTTCGTCCGCGTTTGTTTTGTTGGTTGGTTTTTTTCCTGCCATGAAACGTAGTCTTTATCCGGTTGCGAATGAAGGATCTTGACGCGAGAGTATACGTGATTTTTGCGTCATAACCGATGCAAAAAAGGTATTGAACCCCACACGGGTGAACTGGATCTCCGATACTAAAAAGAATAGGGTGAAATCAGACACTCAAACGAGGTAACGATATGGCCAAGCGCATTCAGTTTTCCGCCACCGGCGGGCCGGAAGTCTTGCAATACGTTGATTTTACACCGCTCGACCCCGCCGCCGGCGAAGTGCAGATCGAGAACAAGGCGATCGGCATCAACTACATCGACACCTATGTGCGCAGCGGGCTGTACGCGCCGGCCAGCCTGCCGAGCGGCCTCGGCACCGAGGCGGCCGGCGTGGTTCTCAAGGTTGGCGCCGGAGTCAGCGCGATCAAACCGGGCGACCGGGTGGTATATGCGCAATCTTCGCTCGGCGCCTACAGCGAAGTCCACAACGTGCCGGAAGAAAAAGTGGCGCTGCTGCCGCACAATCTGAGCTTTGAGCAAGGTGCCGCTTCTTTCCTGAAAGGGCTGACGGTGCACTATCTGCTGCGCCAGACCCACGAAGTGCAGCCGGGTGAAGTATTCCTGTTCCATGCCGCCGCCGGCGGGGTTGGGCTTATCGCCTGCCAATGGGCTAAAGCGCTGGGCGCGCGCCTGATCGGCAGCGTCGGCTCCGACGAGAAGGCCGCCCTGGCGAAACAGGCCGGCGCCTGGGCCACCATCAACTACCACAAAGAGGATATCGCCCAGCGGGTGGCCGAGCTGACGCACGGCGAGAAGGTCGGCGTGGTATACGATTCGGTGGGGCAAAGTACCTGGCAGGCCTCGCTCAACAGCCTGAAGCGACGCGGCCTGATGGTCAGCTTCGGCAACGCGTCCGGCCCGGTGACCGGCGTCGATCTGGCGTTGCTCAACCAGAAAGGATCGCTGTACGTCACCCGCCCTTCCCTCAACGGCTACGTCACCAATCGCGCCGAGCTGCAGTACGCCAGCAACGAGCTGTTCTCACTGATCGGCAGCGGCGCCATTCGGGTGGAGGTAAGAGACGAGCAGAAATTTGCGCTGGCCGACGCCCAGCGGGCGCACCAGGTGCTGGAAAGCCGCGGCACCAGCGGCTCCAGCCTGCTGATCCCCTGATAGCGGCTAAAGAAAAGGGCTCCTTGCGGAGCCCTTTCTGTTACTGCGTTTTGTAGGGGTAGAGCAGAGTCCGCCAGAGACAGGGGTTGCTTCAGCAACACGAATTTTGGATGTCTCTCACGGTGATGAAATCGGTCGCATCACTGCATCAACCAACATCCTAACAGCCCCGTCCGGCAAAAAACACGCTTTATGTGCCACACCGCAGGGGAAAACTGCCAAGCTGTGATCGCTGCCGCATTAGCAGGGCGGCCAGTTGTGCAAATTTCAGCGCGACTGTCTGATTATTCAACAAAAATCAGTAGCGCCTCACCTGTGGTTTCTGCATTGAGCGGTAAATCCACACCCCGACCACCGCCAAAATCAGCCACGGCAGCAGCTTAATGACCACCGCAAATAGCCCGCCCAGCAGCATGAAGGCCGCCGCCGCCAACAGCGCGGCGAAGATCCCCAACAGCGAGATGCCGGTCACCATCAGCATCACGACAAAGCCAATGAGAAAGAAGATTTCCAACATGATTGCTCCTTTGCAATACAACATATCTGCAGAGTGAATTACAAGAAGCGTGCCAGAACGGCGGAAGCGCTAACGCATTGAAAATACTGGCCAGGCATTCGACAACATGCCGAACACCTGGCGAAAAAGACTAACTATTGGTCAAGTTTTTTGTGAGTTACGCCATTTCGACACGCGGCTGACGTACCAGCGCCAGCGCCTGCTCCACGACCCGCGCGTCGGCGCCCGGCTTGTGGGCGTTCTCGCTCAGATGGCGGCGCCATTGGCGCGCGCCCGGCACGCCCTGGAACAAACCGAGGATGTGGCGGGTGATATGGCCGAGATAGGTGCCGTTGGACAGCTCGCGCTCGATATACGGATACAGCGCTTCGACGATCGCCACGCTGTCCGGCACTGCGGTCTGCACCCCGAACAGTTCGCTGTCGACCCGCGCCAGGATCCCCGGGTTCTGATACGCCTCGCGCCCCATCATCACGCCGTCCAGATGCTGCAAGTGCTGCTGCGCCTCTTCCAGCGTTTTCACCCCGCCGTTGATGGCGATGGTCAACGCCGGGAAATCCCGCTTCAGCTGATAAACGCGCGGATAGTCCAGCGGCGGCACTTCGCGGTTCTCTTTCGGGCTAAGGCCGGAGAGCCAGGCCTTGCGCGCGTGGATGGTGAACATGTCGCACTCGCCGCGCCCGGCGACGGTGTGGATAAAGTCGCACAGGAAGGCGTAGCTGTCCTGATCGTCGATGCCGATGCGGGTCTTCACCGTCACGGGGATCGACACCACATCGCGCATCGCCTTGATGCAGTCGGCGACCAGCGTCGCCTGCCCCATCAGACAGGCGCCGAACATGCCGTTTTGCACGCGATCGGACGGGCAGCCGACGTTGAGGTTAATCTCGTCGTAACCGCGCTGCTCAGCCAGTTTGGCACAGTGCGCCAATGCCGCCGGATCGCTACCGCCCAGCTGCAGAGCCACCGGATGCTCTTCTTCGCTGTAGGCCAGGTAGTCGCCCTTGCCGTGGATGATCGCGCCGGTGGTCACCATTTCGGTGTACAGCAGCGTTTCCTTGGTCAGCAGGCGGTGGAAGTAACGGCAATGACGATCGGTCCAGTCGAGCATTGGCGCGATGGAGAAACGATTGGCGGCATAGGTTGGGGCGTGGTTGTCTTTCGTCATGCTGAGTTACTGGCTACCTGAGTCTGTCTGGGTTCAACGAACGGCGCGCGGCCGCAAACGGCTATTATAACGACAATCGGCGCCGTTGGGAAAACCGCCTTGCCGGCGGCGTAAATAAGCGGGAGTAAGGCGAATAGATTCACTCGTTCAAGTGTTATCTCGTTACGGGCGCGCACGGCGCCTCAGCCTTGAGGACACGACCATGAAAAGCTTCGTTAAACGCCTGCTGTCGTCGGTGATAGCCGGCTGTCTGCTGTTTTCCGGTGCGGCGCTGGCGATGGGTGGCGACGGCAGCAATCAAACCCCGCCCACCTGTCCGAAAGGCCAGGTCTACGACAGCAAAACCCAGACCTGCATGGTGGATAAAGGCGGCAGAATCGGCGACGCCGACCGCACCAATTATGCCTATGCGTTGGCGAAAAGCGGCCGCTATCAGGAAGCGCTCGATGTGCTCAACACATTGAAAGATCCCAACACCGCCGTTGCACTGAATTATCGCGGCTACGCCACGCGCAAACTTGGCCACACCGATGAGGGGATCGGCTATTATTTAAAATCAGTCGCCCTCGATCCGAAATACCCTAAAGTGCGCGAGTACCTGGGGGAAGCCTATATGCTAAAAGGCCGGCCCGATCTGGCACGCCAGCAGCTGCAGGTGATTCAGTCGCTGTGCGGCACCGGATGCGAAGAGTACCGCGATCTGGCGGCGGCCATCGCTCACCAACCGGAATCTTGATCCGACGCGCCTGCGGAGGTGACTATCAGCGGCAATGCGATACGCGATGAACTCAGCCACTATCTCTCCCGCCTGTGGCGCTATGCGCTGGTGCTCTCGCACCGGCGGGATATCGCCGACGATCTGGTGCAGGCGACCTGCGTGCGTGCACTGGAGCGCACTGCGCAATTCACCCCCGGTTCACACCTGGATCGCTGGTTGTTTTCCATCTTGCACTCCATCTGGATCAATGAAGTTCGCGCCCAGCATCTTCGCCAAGGGCAAGGCTGTATGGCGGCGGAAGAGCTGGGCAATGCGGACAACGATGAACAGCCGGTCTGGCTCAATGAAGTGATGCAGCGCGTAAGACGGCTTCCACCGGCTCAGCGCAACGCGCTGTTTCTGGTGTATATCGAAGGGCTGTCCTACCGGGAAGCGGCGAACGTGCTGGCGGTGCCGATCGGCACCGTCATGAGCCGCCTGGCGGCCGCACGTCTGGCATTGGCCGATGACCGGCAGCGGCAAACCGACGATTCGCACCGTAAAGAAAACCATCCTCCCCCCGTGCGCCGCACTCGCCGATAAACGCAGGCCGCCGACCGTGTAGAGCGCCCTATTCCAACGCGCGGATAACCCGGCACGGCTGCCCCAGCGCCAGCACATTGGCCGGAATGTCATCGGTCACTATGCTTCCCGCGCCGATAGTTGTGCCGTCACCGATGGTCACTCCCGGCAAGATCACCACGTTACCGCCGATCCACACGTTGCTGCCGATGGACACCGGCTGTGCCGAGGTGCGGAAAGGAAAGGCCGGGTCGCCGGTAAAGCGTTCGCCGGCCTTCAGCGGATGACTCGGCGTGTAGATTTGCACGTTGGGGCCGATCAGCGTGTTGTCGCCGATGGTGATGGTATTGCAGTCGAGGAACACCGCATTGACGTTGATAAAACAGTTTTTGCCGATGCGGACATGCTGCCCGTAGTCGCACCAGAACGGCGTTTCAATCCAGCTTGCCTCGCCCCAGGCGCCAAACAACTCCCCGAGCAGACGGTTTTTCTCGTCCGCCTGATGCGAATCCAGATCGCCCAGCCGTTTGGTCACCGCCCTCGCCCGATGGTACATAGCTATCAGTTCTTCATCGCGGCTGTTGTACTCCAGGCCGCTTAACAGCTTCTCTCTTTCCGTCATCGCACAAGGCTCCTGCTCATCACGCGGATGAAGCGCGTTATACCGCTCTCGCCCGCTGCTCTCCAGCGCTAAAACCAACAACGTTGATTTGCCGCCCGGCGGAGGGGAAAAGTTGTGATGTATCTCTCTTTTAGTGCGCACAACACGCCTTTCCCTGCGCTATCCTCAGGGGAAAAGGGGGCAACTCTCGGCGATTCGCCGTAATCATGGTAAAATCGGCTTTTTTACGTACCGGGATATTTGCGATGAACTCAACCACCCAGGAAAAGCTGTTGGCGCAGGCAGAACGCCTCTGCCAGCAACGCAATGTGCGATTGACGCCGCAACGGCTGGAAGTGCTGCGTCTGATGACTCAGCAACCCGGTGCCATCAGCGCTTATGACCTGCTCGATCTGCTGCGCGTCGCCGAACCGCAGGCCAAGCCGCCGACGGTCTATCGCGCGCTGGATTTTCTGCTGGAGCAAGGGTTTATCCATAGAGTCGAGTCCGCCAACAGCTACGTGCTGTGCCACCACTTCGAACAGCCGATGCACACGTCCGCACTGTTTATCTGCGACCGCTGCGGCCAGGTGACCGAGCGCACCACCGAAGGCGTAGAAGAAACACTGCAGAAGCTGGCGCAGGAAGCGGGGTTTGCGCTGCGACACAGCGTGGTGGAAGCGCATGGCCTGTGCGCAGGCTGCGTGGAGGTTGAGGCGTGCGACAGCAAGCATGACTGCGCAGAACACGATCACAGCATCGCCATCAAGAAGAAGTAATACGAAGTCAGGTACCTCCCTGTACCTGTAGCCGGAGCGCCAGAGAATGGGGGCGACGCCGGCCTGCGCTGTGCAAGCCGCCTTCAATGGCGGCCCTGCAGATTACCAGCGGTGTTTGGTGTGATCTTCCCAGGCTTTCACCTCTTTCTCGGCCGCCTCTTTCTGGTAACCGTAGCGCTCCTGAATTTTGCCGACCAGCTGTTCGCGTTTCCCTTCGATGACCGTCAGATCGTCATCGGTCAGCTTGCCCCATTTTTCCTTCACTTTGCCTTTAATCTGCTTCCAGTTACCGTCGGCTTGATCTTTATTCATAGTCTCTCCGTTAACCTGTGGTGAATCAGTGATCCCTGTCGCCGGCCGGGATTAACCAGAAATTTTTCTGGCCGATGCCCCCTTCACCTTAAGAAGCATCGCCCCCTTTCATTTACCAGCCACATGATTCATTCTAGTTAAAAACGGAAATAAAAAAGCCAATACACAGAATAAAAAACCATTAACAAACAAAATAAAAACAAAAAACGCCAACAAACAACGAACTAAGGAGAGCAAGCCGGCGCTGTAAACATGTAAGCAAACATGAACAAAAACATAAAATAAATTAATAAATAAACCGGCAAAGCGTCCATTCTAGCGTGCAGCAAACCAGCTGCCGCGTACCTGATGACGGTGCCAAATCCAGCCCAACGCCAGGCCGCGTAACGCCAAAAACACCGCCAGTGCCAGCCAGAGTCCATGGTTACCCAGCACCGGCACGCTAAACAGTGCCAAGCCATACCCCGCCGCAGCCACCGCCATGCTGTTACGCATCTCGGCGCCGCGCGTAGCACCGATAAACATGCCATCCAGCAAATAGCACCACACCCCGACCAGCGGCAAAATGACCTGCCACGGTAAATAGTGGGCGGCTAATGCACGCAGCTCCGGCAAGGAGGTCAACGCTGCCACGATCTGCTGGCCGGTAACGGCATACACCAGGCCGAAGGCCAACGCGACCAGCCCTGCCTGCCTGCAGGCTGCGTGCCATACTTTACGCAGTTGGCTATCGTCTCGAGCACCATAGGCATGGCCCGAATGGGCCTCCACCGCATAAGCGAAACCATCGAGCGCATAGGCGGTGAACGTCAGCAAATTCATCAATACCGCATTGACCGCCACTACGTCGCTTCCCAGACGAGCACCGAAAATGGTCAGCGACGCAAAGCACAGTTGCAACAACAGTGAACGCAGCATGATGTCGCGGTTAAGCGCCAGCAGCCGACGCAGATCGCCACGCCAGGCCTGGCGCAGCATCGGCAGGGTAATACCGCGCAGGCGCATCACCCGCCATGCCAGCCACAGGCCGAGCAGCAGCGTGGCGTATTCGGCGATGGCGGTGGCCGCCGCCGCCCCCCGCACGTTCCAGCCCAGGCCCATCACCAGCCAGATATCCAGCACGATGTTCAGCAGGTTGCCGACGATCAGCAGGATCACCGGCGCACGCACGTACTGCACGCCGAGCAGCCAGCCCAGCAGCACCAGATTAGCCAGCGCCGCCGGCGCGCTCAGCCAACGGATCTCAAGAAAACGCCGCGCCTGTTCCAGCACCTCGCCATTGCCACCGACGATCCGCAGCGCCAGTTCGATCAGCGGATAGCGCAACAGGACGATCGCCACCCCGGCCAGCAGCGCCAGCAGCAGCGGTTGCATAAAGGCGCGCGCCAGCGCCTGCGGGTTCTGTGCCCCCAGCGCCTGCGCCGCCAGGCCGGTGGTGCTCATGCGCAGGAACAACAGCAGCATGAACAGGAAGCTGGTCGCCACCGCGCCAATCGCAACGCCCCCCAGGTAGATCGGGCTGTCTAGGTGGCCGATCACCGCGGTATCCACCAGCCCGAGCAGCGGCACGGTGATATTGGAGAAAATCATCGGCAGGGCCAGGCGCCACAGGGCTTTATCGGTATCGCTGGTAAAGGCGGAAATCAAGCGCATGATGAGATGTTTCCCGTAGCAGTGACGAAAAGGGCAAAGTCAGAAACAAAAACGCCCCAGAACAGGGGCGATTGATACAGGGAGGCACTGAGGGCGCGGCGATTAAATCCAGTCGCCGTTGCGAATCACCCCCACCGCCAGCCCTTCGATAGTGAAATTCTGCTGACGCAGATCGACCACGATCGGTTGGAATTCGTTGTTCTCCGGTAGCAGTTCAACCACGTTGCCGTGCTTCTTCAGACGTTTGACCGTGACTTCATCTTCGATGCGCGCCACCACGACCTGGCCGTTGCGCACGTCTTGCGTCTTGTGCACCGCCAGCAGATCGCCGTCCAGAATGCCGATGTCACGCATCGACATGCCGTTCACCCGCAGCAGGAAATCGGCGCTCGGTTTAAACAGGGAAGGATCCACCTGGTAGTGCCCTTCAATGTGCTGCTGCGCCAGCAGCGGCTCGCCGGCGGCGACGCGGCCGATCAGCGGCAGCCCTTCTTCTTCTTCCATCAGCAGGCGGATACCGCGCGAGGCACCGGAGACGATTTCGATCACGCCTTTGCGTGCCAGCGCCTTCAGGTGTTCTTCGGCGGCGTTAGGTGAGCGGAACCCCAGACGCATCGCGATCTCGGCACGCGTTGGCGGCATGCCCGTTTGCGAAATATGATCGCGAATCAGATCGTAGACCTCTTGCTGTCTGGTAGTTAGTGCTTTCATTCCGCCCCCTGTTTGTTTATACAGTCTTGCTGTGAGTATATACAGGTAAGCGCAGATTGGGAACCAAAGAATAAATAAAAATCAGTCAGTAGGCGCTTTGCGTCAGCCGAAACGCTGCCACAAGACCGTGCCCCAAACGAACAGCGCCAGCACGATCGCCAGCGACACCGCCGCCGACCCCATGTCTTTGGCCCGGCCGGACAGCTCGTGATGTTCGCTGCCGATGCGATCCACCACCGCCTCGATCGCGCTGTTCAGGATCTCGACGATCATCACCAGCGCTACCGATCCGATCAATAAAATGCGCGCTATCGCACCCACATCCAGCCAGACAGCCAGTATGATAGCCAGAACGGTGACCACCAGTTCCTGGCGGAAAGCCGCTTCGTGCTGCCAGGCGGCGGAAAGCCCTTTATAGGAATAGCCGGCGGCCTTGATGATGCGGGTCAGTCCGGTTGCTTGGTTTGCCATGTTTTCGTGCCTTTCTCAGAGGTCGGTCATAATAAAAAGAGTCTAGAACAGTCCGCGCTGACGGCTCTCGGTTTTCGAACACCACAGATCTGCTACCCGGTTTCTGGTATGCTTGCGGCGCATTGCTAACAAGAGGCTTCACGTTGTTATGTCAGGTTGGCGTAAAATTTATTATAAAATATTGAATTTACCACTTAAATTGTTGGTAAGAAGTAAGGTCATCCCTTCAGATCCGGTTACCGAGCTAGGGTTGGATCCCTCACGGCCGATTTTGTATGTTTTGCCTTACAATTCCAAGGCGGATTTGCTGACGCTGCGCACCCAGTGCCTGGCGCAGGATCTGCCCGATCCGCTCAACTCGCTGGAGATCGACGGCACCGTGCTACCGAGCTACGTGTTCATTCACGACGGCCCGCGCGTGTTCCGCTATTACACCCCGAAAGAAGAGTCGGTAAAGCTGTTCCACGACTATCTGGATCTGCACCGCAGCAACCCGGATCTCGACATTCAGATGCTGCCGGTTTCGGTGATGTTCGGCCGCTCGCCGGGCCGCGAAGGCCACGGCACGCCGCACCTGCGTCTGTTGAACGGCGTGCAGAAATTCTTTGCCGTGCTGTGGCTCGGCCGCGACAGCTTCGTGCGTTTCTCCAATACCGTTTCGCTGCGCCGCATGGCCACCGAGCACGGCACGGATAAAACCATCGCGCAGAAACTGGCGCGCGTGGCGCGCATGCACTTCTCGCGTCAGCGCCTGGCTGCGGTAGGCCCGAGCCTGCCGGCCCGTCAGGATCTGTTCAACAAGCTGTTGGCGTCCAAAGCGATCGAAAAAGCGGTCGAAGACGAAGCCCGCAGCAAGAAGATCTCGCACGAGAAAGCCCAGCAGAACGCCATCGCGCTGATGGAAGAGATCGCCGCCGACTTCTCCTACGAAACCGTGCGCCTGTCCGATCGCGTGCTGAGCTGGACCTGGAACCGGCTGTATCAGGGCATCAACGTCACCAACGCCGAGCGCGTGCGCCAGCTGGCGCAGGACGGCCACGAGATCGTCTACGTGCCCTGCCACCGCAGCCACATGGACTACCTGCTGCTGTCCTACGTGCTGTATCACCAGGGCCTGGTGCCGCCGCACATCGCCGCGGGCATCAACCTCAACTTCTGGCCGGCCGGCCCGATCTTCCGCCGTCTTGGCGCATTCTTCATCCGCCGCACCTTCAAGGGCAACAAGCTGTACTCGACGGTGTTCCGCGAATACCTCGGCGAGCTGTTCACCCGCGGCTACTCGGTGGAATACTTCGTGGAAGGCGGCCGTTCCCGCACCGGGCGTCTGCTGGAGCCGAAGACCGGCACCCTGTCGATGACCATCCAGGCGATGCTGCGCGGCGGCACCCGCCCGATCACGCTGGTGCCGATTTACATCGGTTACGAACACGTGATGGAAGTGGGCACCTACGCCAAAGAGCTGCGCGGCGCCACCAAGGAAAAAGAGAGCCTGCCGCAGATGCTGCGCGGCCTGCGTAAGCTGCGCAACCTGGGCCAGGGTTACGTCAACTTCGGCGAGCCGCTGCCGTTGACCGCTTACCTCAACCAGCACGTGCCGCAGTGGCGCGAGTCTATCGATCCGATCGAAGCCCAGCGCCCAAGCTGGCTGACGCCGACGGTCAACGATCTGGCCGGCCAGATCATGGTGCGCATCAACAATGCCGCCGCGGCCAACGCCATGAACCTGTGTTCCACCGCGCTGCTGGCTTCGCGTCAGCGTTCGCTGACCCGCGAACAGCTGGTCGAACAACTCGAGTGCTACCTGCAGCTGATGCGCAACGCGCCTTACGCGCGTGACGTCACCGTGCCGACGCAAACGCCGGACGAGCTGCTGGATCACGCGTTGAACATGAACAAGTTCGAGGTGGAGAAAGACAGCATCGGCGACATCATCATCCTGCCGCGCGAGCAGGCGGTGCTGATGACCTATTACCGCAACAACATCCACCACCTGCTGGTGCTGCCGTCGCTGATAGCCAGCATCGTGATGCATCATCGCCGGGTGTCGCGCGCCGAACTGCTGCGCCAGATCGGCATGATTTACCCGATGCTGAAAGCCGAGCTGTTCCTGCATAACGACAAGGAACAGTTGCCGGAAGTTCTGCAGCCGGTGATCGACGAGCTGATCCGTCAGCAGTTGATCTGCGATAAAGGCGACGAGCTGGTGCTGAATCCGGCGCGCATTCGCCCGCTGCAGCTGCTGGCCGCCGGGGTGCGCGAAACCCTGCAGCGCTACGCCATCACCATGTCGATCCTCAGCGCCAACCCGAGCATCAACCGCGGCGCGCTAGAGAAAGAGAGCCGCATCATGGCGCAGCGTCTGTCGGTGCTGCACGGCATCAACGCGCCGGAGTTCTTCGACAAGGCGGTGTTCTCCACCCTGGTGGCGACGCTGCGCGAAGAAGGCTATATCAACGACAGCGGCGATGCGATCCGCGAGCACACCCTCGAGGTGTACAACATGCTGAGCGATCTGATCACGCCGGAAATCAAGCTGACCATCGAAAGCGTCAACATGCCGGCAGAGACCAACGCCCTGCCGCAAGCCGACGCGGAAGAAGAACAAGACGAGTGATGTCACCCGCCGCGCAAAAACAAAAGGCACCCTGTGGGGTGCCTTTTTTCTTGCTCAGGGGAACCGTTACGCCGGCAGATAGCTCAGCGCGATGCCGATAAACACCACCAGCCCGACGTAGTTGTTCTGCAGAAAAGCTTTGAAGCAGGCTTCACGCTCGCGCCCGGCGATCTGTTTTTGCTGATGAATGAATAGTGCGCCCGCCAGCAGCAGCGACCAGTAAAACGCCCCGCCGAGCTGCGCCAGATAACCGACCCACACCAGCAGCAGCAGCGTCGCGAACTGCAGCAGCCCGACGATCAGCTTGTCATAACGGCCGAACAGGATAGCGGTGGATTTGATGCCGATCTTCAGGTCATCGTCGCGATCGACCATCGCATACAGCGTGTCATAGGCCACCGTCCAGCAGATGTTGGCCAGCAGCAGCAACCAGCAGCTGAGCGGCAGCGATTCGCTGACCGCCGCGTAGCCCATCGGAATGCCCCAGCCGAACGCGGCGCCCAGCACGAACTGCGGCAGGTTGGTTACCCGCTTCATGAACGGATATACCCAGGCCAACGCCAGC
The sequence above is drawn from the Serratia sp. FDAARGOS_506 genome and encodes:
- a CDS encoding tetratricopeptide repeat protein; the encoded protein is MKSFVKRLLSSVIAGCLLFSGAALAMGGDGSNQTPPTCPKGQVYDSKTQTCMVDKGGRIGDADRTNYAYALAKSGRYQEALDVLNTLKDPNTAVALNYRGYATRKLGHTDEGIGYYLKSVALDPKYPKVREYLGEAYMLKGRPDLARQQLQVIQSLCGTGCEEYRDLAAAIAHQPES
- a CDS encoding sugar O-acetyltransferase yields the protein MTEREKLLSGLEYNSRDEELIAMYHRARAVTKRLGDLDSHQADEKNRLLGELFGAWGEASWIETPFWCDYGQHVRIGKNCFINVNAVFLDCNTITIGDNTLIGPNVQIYTPSHPLKAGERFTGDPAFPFRTSAQPVSIGSNVWIGGNVVILPGVTIGDGTTIGAGSIVTDDIPANVLALGQPCRVIRALE
- the dinF gene encoding MATE family efflux transporter DinF; translation: MRLISAFTSDTDKALWRLALPMIFSNITVPLLGLVDTAVIGHLDSPIYLGGVAIGAVATSFLFMLLLFLRMSTTGLAAQALGAQNPQALARAFMQPLLLALLAGVAIVLLRYPLIELALRIVGGNGEVLEQARRFLEIRWLSAPAALANLVLLGWLLGVQYVRAPVILLIVGNLLNIVLDIWLVMGLGWNVRGAAAATAIAEYATLLLGLWLAWRVMRLRGITLPMLRQAWRGDLRRLLALNRDIMLRSLLLQLCFASLTIFGARLGSDVVAVNAVLMNLLTFTAYALDGFAYAVEAHSGHAYGARDDSQLRKVWHAACRQAGLVALAFGLVYAVTGQQIVAALTSLPELRALAAHYLPWQVILPLVGVWCYLLDGMFIGATRGAEMRNSMAVAAAGYGLALFSVPVLGNHGLWLALAVFLALRGLALGWIWHRHQVRGSWFAAR
- a CDS encoding CsbD family protein; protein product: MNKDQADGNWKQIKGKVKEKWGKLTDDDLTVIEGKREQLVGKIQERYGYQKEAAEKEVKAWEDHTKHRW
- a CDS encoding RNA polymerase sigma factor, encoding MTISGNAIRDELSHYLSRLWRYALVLSHRRDIADDLVQATCVRALERTAQFTPGSHLDRWLFSILHSIWINEVRAQHLRQGQGCMAAEELGNADNDEQPVWLNEVMQRVRRLPPAQRNALFLVYIEGLSYREAANVLAVPIGTVMSRLAAARLALADDRQRQTDDSHRKENHPPPVRRTRR
- the pspG gene encoding envelope stress response protein PspG translates to MLEIFFLIGFVVMLMVTGISLLGIFAALLAAAAFMLLGGLFAVVIKLLPWLILAVVGVWIYRSMQKPQVRRY
- the dusA gene encoding tRNA dihydrouridine(20/20a) synthase DusA, whose product is MTKDNHAPTYAANRFSIAPMLDWTDRHCRYFHRLLTKETLLYTEMVTTGAIIHGKGDYLAYSEEEHPVALQLGGSDPAALAHCAKLAEQRGYDEINLNVGCPSDRVQNGMFGACLMGQATLVADCIKAMRDVVSIPVTVKTRIGIDDQDSYAFLCDFIHTVAGRGECDMFTIHARKAWLSGLSPKENREVPPLDYPRVYQLKRDFPALTIAINGGVKTLEEAQQHLQHLDGVMMGREAYQNPGILARVDSELFGVQTAVPDSVAIVEALYPYIERELSNGTYLGHITRHILGLFQGVPGARQWRRHLSENAHKPGADARVVEQALALVRQPRVEMA
- a CDS encoding diacylglycerol kinase, whose translation is MANQATGLTRIIKAAGYSYKGLSAAWQHEAAFRQELVVTVLAIILAVWLDVGAIARILLIGSVALVMIVEILNSAIEAVVDRIGSEHHELSGRAKDMGSAAVSLAIVLALFVWGTVLWQRFG
- a CDS encoding quinone oxidoreductase — encoded protein: MAKRIQFSATGGPEVLQYVDFTPLDPAAGEVQIENKAIGINYIDTYVRSGLYAPASLPSGLGTEAAGVVLKVGAGVSAIKPGDRVVYAQSSLGAYSEVHNVPEEKVALLPHNLSFEQGAASFLKGLTVHYLLRQTHEVQPGEVFLFHAAAGGVGLIACQWAKALGARLIGSVGSDEKAALAKQAGAWATINYHKEDIAQRVAELTHGEKVGVVYDSVGQSTWQASLNSLKRRGLMVSFGNASGPVTGVDLALLNQKGSLYVTRPSLNGYVTNRAELQYASNELFSLIGSGAIRVEVRDEQKFALADAQRAHQVLESRGTSGSSLLIP
- the zur gene encoding zinc uptake transcriptional repressor Zur encodes the protein MNSTTQEKLLAQAERLCQQRNVRLTPQRLEVLRLMTQQPGAISAYDLLDLLRVAEPQAKPPTVYRALDFLLEQGFIHRVESANSYVLCHHFEQPMHTSALFICDRCGQVTERTTEGVEETLQKLAQEAGFALRHSVVEAHGLCAGCVEVEACDSKHDCAEHDHSIAIKKK
- the lexA gene encoding transcriptional repressor LexA; the protein is MKALTTRQQEVYDLIRDHISQTGMPPTRAEIAMRLGFRSPNAAEEHLKALARKGVIEIVSGASRGIRLLMEEEEGLPLIGRVAAGEPLLAQQHIEGHYQVDPSLFKPSADFLLRVNGMSMRDIGILDGDLLAVHKTQDVRNGQVVVARIEDEVTVKRLKKHGNVVELLPENNEFQPIVVDLRQQNFTIEGLAVGVIRNGDWI